The Leadbettera azotonutricia ZAS-9 genome has a window encoding:
- a CDS encoding uroporphyrinogen decarboxylase family protein — MINMSGKQHFKEIVQRKASHCGFWHGCPNPASIEKLYAHYKVKDDFELGLKLGADCRWVMPDAFNAWTNPEYPMFDVLNGQKRTSLSEAGVFAETEDLAEVEKFHWPEMKYMDFSETLKEIDRTVAAGQAVLSGMWSCFYHNACDFFGMENYFMKMHTDPEIVDAVTRHIVDFYLEANEKLFNLAGDKIDAFFFGNDFGSQLDLLISPEHFDRFVMPYFREFTDQAHRHNYNVVLHSCGSIDRVIPRLIDAGVEVLHPIQAMAKNMDAESLAKKYNGKIVFLGGVDTQRLLPFGNADEVRKDVHRLKDLFGPNFLVSPSHESILPNVSPENITAMAETAAE, encoded by the coding sequence TGTCCCAATCCCGCCAGTATAGAAAAGCTCTATGCCCATTATAAGGTCAAGGATGATTTTGAACTTGGCCTTAAGCTGGGAGCGGACTGCCGCTGGGTCATGCCCGATGCTTTCAATGCATGGACAAACCCCGAGTACCCCATGTTCGATGTGCTTAACGGGCAGAAACGCACTTCCCTAAGCGAAGCCGGGGTCTTTGCGGAAACAGAAGATCTGGCGGAAGTAGAAAAATTCCACTGGCCCGAAATGAAGTACATGGATTTTTCAGAAACACTAAAAGAAATAGATCGCACTGTTGCTGCGGGCCAGGCTGTTTTGAGCGGTATGTGGAGCTGCTTCTATCATAATGCCTGCGATTTCTTCGGCATGGAAAATTACTTTATGAAGATGCACACAGACCCCGAAATAGTGGACGCCGTAACCCGCCATATCGTAGACTTTTATCTTGAAGCCAACGAAAAACTTTTTAACCTTGCAGGGGACAAGATCGACGCATTCTTCTTCGGCAACGACTTCGGGAGCCAGCTCGATCTCCTCATCTCCCCCGAACACTTTGACCGCTTTGTCATGCCCTATTTCAGGGAGTTCACCGATCAGGCCCACCGCCACAATTACAACGTAGTGCTCCATTCCTGCGGTTCAATAGACCGGGTTATCCCCCGCCTCATCGACGCGGGCGTAGAAGTGCTGCACCCCATTCAGGCCATGGCAAAAAATATGGACGCCGAATCCCTCGCCAAAAAATACAACGGCAAAATCGTGTTCCTCGGCGGCGTTGACACCCAGCGCCTCCTCCCCTTCGGCAATGCCGACGAAGTGCGTAAGGATGTACACCGCTTAAAGGACCTCTTCGGCCCCAACTTCCTGGTCTCCCCGAGCCACGAATCCATACTGCCCAATGTATCGCCCGAAAACATTACCGCCATGGCGGAAACAGCGGCAGAGTGA
- a CDS encoding GntR family transcriptional regulator, with protein sequence MIRQIESGALPPGSRIPSENELCRLHGISIITVRKALSDLVHENRVVRIKGKGSFVASQEAKGPAQIKQESVGIVSLVVMYYRQLDSPIISLIKGAQGHFSSDGYSMILECSNKNAKTEAEIIDKCIRNKVDGVLIYSADPAANEEKLVELEAKGIPLVMLDRWFENAPCTLVASYHSDGIYQATRHLIQYGHRRIAFIGPQQVISETDESEPRSCVFEERLKGYKAALKYGGMDFNESLCVVGGELQFQTLDDLIEKKGVTALVCINDRTGIEVLAYLKRRNIRVPEDISVTGFDDNQNAKQENLTTIRQRFQELGEIGAQKLLERIRGDTGKSQTVLPVELVVRGSSGVVNNQFRMRG encoded by the coding sequence CTGATCCGGCAAATAGAATCGGGTGCATTGCCTCCCGGGTCCCGGATTCCCAGCGAGAATGAGCTTTGCAGGCTCCACGGGATCAGCATCATAACCGTGCGCAAGGCCCTTTCGGATCTGGTGCACGAGAACAGGGTGGTGCGCATTAAGGGGAAGGGGAGCTTCGTAGCCAGCCAGGAGGCAAAAGGTCCCGCACAGATTAAGCAGGAAAGCGTGGGCATTGTCTCCCTGGTGGTCATGTACTACAGGCAGCTGGACAGCCCCATTATCAGCCTTATAAAGGGCGCCCAGGGGCATTTTTCTTCCGATGGTTATTCGATGATCCTCGAATGCAGCAACAAGAATGCAAAAACCGAGGCTGAGATAATTGACAAGTGCATACGCAACAAGGTTGATGGGGTGCTGATATATTCAGCCGATCCTGCAGCCAATGAAGAGAAGCTTGTTGAATTGGAAGCCAAAGGCATTCCTCTTGTGATGCTGGACCGCTGGTTCGAAAATGCCCCTTGCACACTGGTGGCTTCTTATCATTCAGACGGTATTTATCAGGCTACAAGGCATCTTATTCAATATGGCCATAGAAGAATTGCGTTTATAGGGCCTCAGCAGGTTATCTCCGAAACAGACGAAAGCGAACCCCGCTCCTGTGTTTTTGAAGAAAGGCTCAAAGGCTACAAGGCGGCGCTGAAATACGGCGGGATGGATTTTAACGAATCATTGTGCGTTGTAGGCGGAGAGCTGCAGTTTCAAACCCTTGATGATCTCATAGAAAAAAAAGGTGTTACTGCCCTTGTATGCATTAACGACAGGACAGGCATCGAAGTCTTGGCGTATTTGAAAAGACGCAATATCAGGGTGCCTGAGGATATTTCCGTAACCGGCTTCGATGACAATCAAAATGCAAAACAGGAAAACCTCACCACCATCAGGCAGCGCTTCCAGGAACTCGGGGAAATCGGCGCGCAAAAACTGCTGGAAAGGATTCGGGGGGATACGGGGAAAAGCCAGACTGTACTACCGGTAGAACTCGTTGTCAGGGGTTCTTCCGGCGTTGTCAATAACCAATTCAGGATGCGAGGGTAA
- a CDS encoding ABC transporter permease: protein MVPRKHKGLLYNVWRWRAFFVLMLPAIVVLLINNYIPMLGAVIAFKNIKYSYPGFIRNLLESPWVGFRNFEFLFKSGSSWLITRNTLLYNFTFMVIGTILAVFFAIMINEVTNKRVAKVYQNIIFLPYFISYVGIASCVYAFLSYDSGLVNRTILPMLGLEPVDWYSQPKYWPLILNVVCQWKWAGYNSVMYLAAISGIDQTYYEAAIIDGASHWQRIRYITLPMLKPFIIIINLLALGRIFYSDFGLFFQTTMNSGMLYPSTIVIDTYVYNAMATTGDFGMSAAAGLYQALIGFVLVLSANSLVRKISPDNAIF, encoded by the coding sequence ATGGTACCAAGAAAACATAAAGGTTTATTATACAATGTCTGGCGATGGCGCGCCTTTTTTGTGCTCATGCTGCCTGCAATAGTAGTATTACTGATAAACAATTATATACCCATGCTGGGAGCGGTCATCGCCTTTAAAAACATCAAGTACAGTTATCCCGGTTTTATCAGGAACCTGCTTGAGAGCCCCTGGGTGGGGTTTCGCAATTTTGAATTCCTGTTCAAATCCGGGTCCTCATGGCTGATTACCCGGAATACGCTTCTCTACAATTTTACGTTTATGGTTATTGGAACAATTCTGGCCGTTTTCTTTGCAATAATGATAAATGAGGTTACCAACAAACGGGTAGCAAAAGTATATCAGAATATTATTTTCCTTCCATACTTTATTTCGTATGTCGGGATTGCGTCCTGCGTGTATGCTTTTTTGAGCTACGATTCAGGCCTTGTAAACAGGACCATACTGCCCATGCTCGGGCTTGAACCGGTTGATTGGTACAGCCAGCCCAAATATTGGCCCCTCATCCTCAATGTTGTATGCCAGTGGAAGTGGGCCGGATACAATTCTGTCATGTACCTTGCGGCAATCAGCGGTATTGATCAGACCTACTACGAAGCCGCAATTATTGACGGCGCCAGCCATTGGCAGCGTATACGCTACATTACCCTTCCCATGCTGAAGCCTTTTATCATCATTATAAACCTTTTGGCCCTGGGAAGGATTTTTTATTCGGACTTCGGGCTTTTCTTCCAGACTACCATGAATTCAGGAATGCTCTATCCTTCAACAATAGTGATCGATACCTATGTGTATAACGCCATGGCAACCACGGGAGATTTCGGAATGTCTGCGGCAGCAGGCTTATATCAGGCGCTAATCGGGTTTGTTCTTGTCTTGTCGGCGAATTCCCTGGTACGCAAGATAAGCCCCGATAATGCGATATTCTAA
- a CDS encoding carbohydrate ABC transporter permease yields MKKKYSAALDRSPPWARRVTHVLFAFVCVACLFPILLVFAISISDEATIAQHGYEIIPRMLSSRSYEYVLSDFQQIMRGYMVSITITVIGTVLGTLITAMIAYPLSRTDFPFRRHFTFFVAFTMLFNGGLVPWYLVYVKMLGAKNTIIPLIMPLLINGFNVIILRTFISANIHPAIIESAIIDGAGELQIFFKMVLPLSVTGLAAVALLVSLNYWNDWYNALLFIDTKKLFPLQFLMYRVNISIQVLNTSSFIPDAAANARTRLPNETARMAMSILGIGPIVLAYPFLQKYFVRGLTLGSVKG; encoded by the coding sequence ATGAAGAAAAAATATTCAGCTGCTTTAGACCGATCTCCGCCCTGGGCGCGCAGGGTAACGCATGTGCTTTTTGCCTTTGTCTGTGTTGCCTGCCTCTTCCCTATATTATTGGTATTTGCCATAAGCATTTCCGATGAAGCGACTATTGCGCAGCATGGATACGAAATTATCCCCCGCATGCTGAGCTCGCGTTCCTATGAATACGTGCTGTCTGATTTTCAGCAGATTATGCGGGGATACATGGTGTCCATAACCATCACGGTTATAGGGACAGTTCTGGGGACCCTTATTACTGCCATGATCGCCTATCCCCTTTCGCGGACCGATTTCCCTTTCCGCAGGCATTTTACATTTTTTGTGGCCTTTACCATGCTCTTTAACGGAGGGCTGGTTCCCTGGTACCTGGTGTATGTAAAAATGCTGGGGGCCAAGAACACAATCATTCCCCTTATCATGCCCCTTCTCATAAATGGTTTTAATGTGATAATTCTGCGCACCTTCATTTCGGCAAACATCCATCCTGCGATAATTGAATCTGCCATCATTGACGGCGCAGGGGAGCTGCAAATATTTTTTAAAATGGTGCTTCCCCTGTCGGTTACGGGCCTTGCGGCCGTTGCCCTTCTTGTGAGCCTTAATTACTGGAACGACTGGTACAATGCGCTGCTCTTCATCGACACAAAGAAATTATTCCCCCTGCAATTTTTGATGTACCGGGTGAATATATCGATTCAAGTGCTTAACACTTCAAGTTTCATTCCTGACGCGGCGGCGAATGCACGGACACGCCTGCCCAACGAAACCGCCCGCATGGCCATGAGCATACTCGGCATAGGCCCCATTGTCCTGGCATATCCGTTTCTGCAGAAGTACTTTGTGCGGGGTTTGACCCTGGGTTCAGTGAA